The stretch of DNA TGCGCATCGTCGAACGCATGGCCAAGGCGGAATTGATCACCACCCAGCCGAGCGAAACCGACGGCCGCGTGACCGAACTGCTGCTCAGCGATCTGGGGCGCGAGAAGCTGGCGGCCGCGCGCGAGGCAACCTCGCCGGTCTATCACAAGATCATTCGCGGGATCAGCGCGGACGAGTTTGCCCAATTGCTCGATCTGCTGGGGCGTTTGCACGACAATCTGGAGTAAGCGCGGGGGTCAGCCGAATCAACTTGCACATGCAACCATTATGCTTTAAGCCTAAAGCAAATTGGAGGTGCATGATGCGTGTTGCCTGTCTGGGCGGCGGTCCCGCCGGTCTTTATTTTGCCATTTCAATGAAACTGCGCGATGCGGCCCACGAGATCGACGTTTTCGAACGCAACCGTGCGGGCGACACTTTCGGCTGGGGCGTGGTCTTTTCCGACCAGACGGTCGAGAACCTGACCGCCAATGATCCGCTCAGCGCGGCCATCATCGCCGACAATTTCGCCCATTGGGATGATATCACCGTGGCGATGGGCGATCGCTCGATCACCTCATCGGGCCATGGCTTTATCGGCATCGGGCGCAAACGCCTGCTCCAGATCCTGACCGCGCGGGCCTTGGAACTGGGCGTCCGGGTGCATTTCGAAAGCGAATTTTCCGCCGATTTGGCCGCCTATGGCGATTATGACCTGATCGTGGCGGCCGACGGCATCAACAGCGCGATCCGCACGGCAAACGAGGACAAGTTCGGCGTCGATATTCAAACCCGCCGCAACAGGTTCTGCTGGCTGGGCACGACGCGCCTGTTCGACGCCTTTGCCTTTCTGTTCGAAAAGACCGAGCATGGCTGGGTCTGGGCCCATGCCTATCGCTTTGACGCCACCCATTCGACCTTCATCGTCGAATGCTCGCCCGAAACATGGGAGGGGCTGGGTCTGGACAGGATGGAGCAGGCCGAAAGCATCGCCTTTTGCGAAAAGCTTTTTGCGCGCCACTTAAATGGCCATCCCCTCATCACCAATGCGGGCCATTTGCGCGGCTCTGCGGCATGGATCAATTTCCGCCGCATCCTGTGCGAGAAATGGTCTTTCGACAATGTCGTGCTGCTGGGCGATGCGGCGCATACCGCGCATTTCTCGATCGGTTCGGGCACGAAACTGGCGCTGGAAGACGCGATCAAGCTCGCGCAGGTGCTCAGCCGTCCCGGCATGGCCGATCCGGCCAATCTGCGCGAGGCTCTGGCCGAATATGAGGCCGAGCGCCATGTCGAGGTGCTCAAAATCCAGAACAGCGCGCGCAATTCGACCGACTGGTTTGAAACGCTCGACCGCTATCTCGATTTCGACCTGCCGCAATTCGCCTATTCGCTGATGACCCGTTCGCAGCGCGTGGCGCATGAAAACCTGCGCCTGCGCGACAAGGCATGGCTGGAAAGCCTCGAACGCTGGTTCTGGGCGGGGAACGAAGGACGCGAGTACCCGGTCCAGCCGATGTTCACGCCCTTTGCGCTGCGCGATCTGACGCTGGTCAATCGCGTGGTGGTGCCCCCGATGCTGACCTACAGCGCCGAGCCGGATGGCCATGCAACCATGTTTCACGAGGTGCATTACGGCGCCCGCGCGCTGGGCGGGGCCGGGCTGGTGATCACCGAAATGCTGGCCGTTTCGCCCGAGGGGCGCGCCACCTCGGCCTGCCCCGGCCTGTGGGAGGACGGCCAGATCGACCGCTGGCGCGCGATCAACGCCTTTGCCCATCAGCACACCGCGACCAAGACCTGCGCCCAACTGGGCCATGCGGGCGCGCGGGCCTCGTGCCGTCCGGGGCATGAAGGCTATGATGTGCCGCTCGCCGATCCTTGGCCGATCCTCTCGGCCAGCGCGCAAGCCTGGCGCGAAGGGGGCCTGAGGCCCGCCGCGCTGAGCGAGGCGGATATGGAGCGCATCCTTGCCGACTTCACCGCCGCCGCGCGCCGCGCCGACGTCGCCGGTTTCGACATGATCGAGCTTCAGGCGGGCCATGGCTTCCTGCTCTCCAGCTTCATCACCCCGGTGATGAACCATCGCACGGACGCCTATGGCGGTTCGCTGGAAAGCCGCCTGCGCTTTCCGCTGCGCGTGGCCGCCGCCGTCCGCGCGGCTTGGCCCGCAGGCAAGCCGATGGCGGTGCGCATCTCGGCCAACGACTGGGTGGGCGCGGCGGGCGTGACCCCTGCCGAGGCTGTGGCCATTGCCGAAGCCTTCAAGGCCGTGGGCGTGGATATCATCGACGTGTCGGCGGGCGAGACCGCGCCGCGCGCCCGCCCCACCTACGGCCGCATGTTCCAGACCCCCTTTGCCGACCAGATCCGCAACGAAGCGCACATGCCCACCATGGCCGTGGGCAACATCACCCAGCCCGATCAGATCAACTCGATCCTGATGGCGGGCCGCGCCGATCTGGTGGCGGTGGGGCGGCCCCATCTGGTCGATCCGTCATGGACGCTGCGCGCGGCGGCGCAGGCGGGCGAGGAAGGGCAATTCGTCCCCGCCCCCTATGCCCTTGGCCAGACGCAGGCGCAGCAACTGGCCGGGCAGGTCCGCAACACAGCCGTGCGCGCATAAGGGAGAACAGGAATGGCCTTCAACCTCACCCTGCCGGTGCGTTTTGCTGATGTCGATCCGGCCGGAATCGTGTTCTATCCGCGCTATTTCGAAATGCTCAACGCGCTGGTTGAGGACTGGTTCGCCACTTTGGGCTTTCCCTTCAAGCTGATCCACATGGAAGGCAAGATGGGCGTGCCCACCGTCCGGCTGGAAGTGGATTTCATGGCGCCCAGCGAGCTTGGCGAGAGCCTCGATCTGGCGCTGGAGGTGACGAAGCTGGGCAAGAGCAGTTGCCAACTGGCCGTGACCTTTGCCTGCGAGGGGCAGATGCGGTTAAAGGCGCTGGTCGTACTGGTCTGCATGGATCTGGGCGCGCGGGCCGCCATGCCCTGGCCCGAAACCTTGCGCGAAGGGATGCAGGCCCATTGCGCCTGAACAGGCTTGCCGCGCAGCCTCATGCCACCTAAACGCGCCATGACGGCTCGCCCCACCGGGCGGGCCGTTTGCCATGATGAGGGTGCGATGGAAAGCGAAGCGGAAAGGCGGCTGGAGCTGCGGGTGTGGATCCGCCTGCTCGATTGCGCCAAGCTGGTGGAAAAACAGCTGCGCCGCAATTTTCAGGAACAGTTCGACACCACCCTGCCCCGGTTCGATGTGCTGGCGGCGCTGGATCGCGCGCCCGACGGGTTGACCATGGGCGAAATTTCGCGCGCGCTGCTGGTGTCGAACGGCAATGTCACGTCCATCGTGCGGCAATTGAGCGAACAGGGCCTGATCGATTCCCGCCCCGATCCCAATGACCGGCGCGCCGCCATCGTCAGCATGACCGATGCGGGCCGCGCCTATTTCAAAACGCTGGCCGATGCGCACAGCCGGTGGGTGCATGAGGCGCTGTCCTGCTTTCCCGCCGATCATCAGGCGCATCTGCTCGCCCTGCTCGATCAGCTCAAGAGCTCGATCCGCGCGCAATAAAAAAGGGGCCGTTTGCACGGCCCCCCAGTCGGGAGAGGAAATCTTTGCCTTAGCCGGCCACGACCGGATGGCGCAGCGTGCCGATGCCTTCGACCGTGGCCACGATCACATCGCCCGGCCAGACCCATTCCTGCGGGTCCATCCCTGCGCCAACCCCGGCGGGCGTGCCGGTGGCGATGATGTCGCCCGGCTCCAGCGTGATGCCCTGCGAAATGTCGGCCACCAGTTCATCGACCTTGAAAAGCATATAGGCGGTATTGCTGCGCTGCTTTTCCACGCCATTGACGGTCAGCCACAGGTCAAGCGTCTGGGGATCGGGGATTTCATCGGCGGTGACAACGCAGGGGCCCATGGGCGCAAACGTGTCCTGACCCTTGGAGTAAATCCACTGGCCCGCACGGCGGCAATCGCGTGCGCTCATGTCGATGCAGACCGTATAGCCGAAAACGTAATTGAGCGCATCCTCGCGCGAGACGCCCTTGGCGCGGGTGCCGATGATCGCGGCCAGTTCGACTTCCCAATCGAGCTGTTGGGTGATCGCGGCATTATGGACGATGGCGTCATCCGGGCCGATCACGGACGTCGGCGGCTTGGAGAAGATCACCGGCTGACGCGGCAGTTCGGGCGAAGTATCGAGCGACTTGGCGCTTTCAGCAACATGTTCGGTGTAGTTCAGGCCGATGCCGAAGATGTTCTTGCGCGGGCGCGGGATCGGGGCCAGCAGTTTCACATTGGCCACCGGCAGCGCGGTGCCGATGGGGAAGATGCCCTCGGCCTCGTCGATCAGCTTCGACGTGATCGCCACGGCCTGCGGGCCAAGGTCGATGAATTCCAGCATGGTCGAGGGCAGCGGCACGCCGCATTCCTCGCCGAACAGTTCCAGATCGAGGACCAGATCCCCGACCAGAGCGCCAAGGCGCGCTTCGGCCTCGACGTGAGAACGATAGGTAACAAGACGCATGGGGGATTCCTCAGGCTAAGTGTCAGGAATTCAGGCGAGAACGGGCTGGTAGCCGTGGTTTTCGCCAAAGGCTTCTTCGCGATAGATGCCCAAAGAGCGCATCACCGGCAGATCGTTGAAGGTGAACAGGCAGGCGTCATCCGTGTCGGACAGGTTGACATGCTCATGCCAGCACCAGCTGGGCACGACGAAAATGTCGCGTTCCTGCCAGTCGAAACGCTGGCCGTTGATGATCGAATAGCCGCGCCCCTTGGCGCATTGATAGACGAAGCTGCCGGTGTGGCGGTGGGCCTTGGTGTGCTGACCCGCGCGCAGCATCTGCATCGAGGCGCCGATCGTGGGCATCACCGGCCCGCCCGTATGCGGGTTCACATATTCCATCAAAAGCCCGTCATAGGGCGAACCTTCCGACACCGCCGCATAGCGCAGCAGCGCCTCATAGGTCGGGGCCCATTCATATTTCAGCAGCGGCGAATAGGGCTTTGTCCATGCCACCCCGGCCGGGCGCAGCGCCGACCCCGCCCACATGCCCAGCGAGTCATTGACCGGGAAGGAGATCGCCTGTTGCAGATCCGGATGAACCTCATAGAAATTCGCGTCCAGCGCGTTCATCAGCGGAATGTCGAGGCCATCCTGCCAGATGCAGATGGTACCATCCTCCGACACGCCATGCTCATGCCATGTCCCGTTGGGGGTCAGCACAAAATCATTGGCGCCCAGCGTCATCTTGTGTCCATCGACATTGGTGAAGGCGCCCGATCCCTCCATGATGAAGCGCAGCGCCGAGGCCGAATGGCGGTGGCTGGACGCGCATTCGCCCGGCCCCATCACCTGAAGCCCCGAATAGAGCCAGCCCACGGCCGCCACCACATCGGCCCGCCCCGGATTTTCCAGATAGACCACACGCCGCCCCGCCTGTTCGGGCGTCACAAGGTCAAGCGAGCGCAGCACATCCTCGCGCAGATCGCGATAGCGCCACAGATAGGGCACGGAGGTCGAGGCCGGTTCCCACGGTTCGATCTTGTTGGCCACCGTCCACAGCGCGCCCGTACCAAGCGATTGCAATCGCTGATAATAGGCGACAAGCTCGGGCGTATCGGCAACATTGGCGCGACCGATGATCTCTTCGCGATACTGGTCATATGTGCTGGCCATGGGCGGGCTCCTGAAGGACGTTGGGCGACGTGATAGTATAGGTTTAAAATATCTTGGAGAAACTGTCAAATGCAAGTAAATTGCCTCTCAGCCTCTCTCCGGCAATCCCATCCTACCCATGCAAAAGCTGAGGAAAATCATGATCCAAGCCTTCACCGCCGCTGTCGTTCAGGCCGCCTCCCTGCCCACCGACTCGATGGGCGCCGCCGCCAAGGCCGCAGGGCTGATTGCGCAGGCCAGTGCGAAAGGCGCGAAGATCATCGTGTTTCCCGAAGCGTTCCTGGGCGGCTATCCCAAGGGCGCGTCCTTCGGCACGCCGGTCGGCATGCGCAAACCCCAGGGGCGTGAGGATTTCCGCGCCTATCATGAGGCCGCCATCGACCTGAACGGCCCCGAAGTCGCCGCGATTGCCGAAGCCACAGCCGCCACCGGCACCTTTGTCGTGATGGGCGTGATCGAACGCGACGGGGCCACGGTCTATTGCACCGCGCTGTTCTTCGATGGCGAAAAGGGGTTGATTTCCAAGCATCGCAAGCTGATGCCCACCGGGGCGGAACGGCTGATCTGGGGCTTTGGCGATGGATCGACCATGCCGGTGATCGACACGCCGCTGGGCCGGATCGGGGCGGTGATCTGCTGGGAAAATTATATGCCGATGCTGCGCATGGCGATGTATGACCAAGGCATCACGCTCTATTGCGCCCCCACCGCCGATGATCGTGACGGCTGGGCCAGCACGATGCGCCATGTCGCGCTGGAGGGACGCTGCTTCGTGCTGTCGGCGTGCCAGCATATCACGCGCGGGGCCTATCCGGCCGATTATGACTGCGCGCTGGGCGATGATCCGGCAACGGTGCTGATGCGCGGCGGGTCGATGATCGTCGATCCGCTGGGCAATGTGCTGGCCGGGCCGGACTATTCGGGCGAGACGATCCTCTATGCGCAGATTGACCCGGCCGAGGTGATCCGCGGCAAATATGATTTCGACGTGGCGGGCCATTATGCCCGGCCCGATGTTTTTCAACTGTCGGTCGATGTCGCCCCCAAATGGCCCGTCGTCCGCATCGGAGGCGACATCTGATGGAATTCGATTTTTCGCAACTGGCGGGGCCGGATCGTTACAAACTGATGGCGGCCTCGATCACCCCGCGGCCCATCGCCTGGATCACGTCTCAATCGGCACAGGGCGTGCGCAATGCCGCGCCCTACAGCTTTTTCGCGATGATGGGGGCCGAGCCGCCGCTCCTCGCCATCGGGCTGATGCGCCGCCCGGACGGCACCTATAAGGACAGCGCGGCCAATATTCTGGAAACCGGCGAATTTGTCGTCAACCTTGTGGCCGAACATGATGCGCAGGCCATGAACCTGACCTGCATCGACGCGCCGCCGGGCGAGGATGAAATCGCGCT from Novosphingobium humi encodes:
- a CDS encoding bifunctional salicylyl-CoA 5-hydroxylase/oxidoreductase produces the protein MRVACLGGGPAGLYFAISMKLRDAAHEIDVFERNRAGDTFGWGVVFSDQTVENLTANDPLSAAIIADNFAHWDDITVAMGDRSITSSGHGFIGIGRKRLLQILTARALELGVRVHFESEFSADLAAYGDYDLIVAADGINSAIRTANEDKFGVDIQTRRNRFCWLGTTRLFDAFAFLFEKTEHGWVWAHAYRFDATHSTFIVECSPETWEGLGLDRMEQAESIAFCEKLFARHLNGHPLITNAGHLRGSAAWINFRRILCEKWSFDNVVLLGDAAHTAHFSIGSGTKLALEDAIKLAQVLSRPGMADPANLREALAEYEAERHVEVLKIQNSARNSTDWFETLDRYLDFDLPQFAYSLMTRSQRVAHENLRLRDKAWLESLERWFWAGNEGREYPVQPMFTPFALRDLTLVNRVVVPPMLTYSAEPDGHATMFHEVHYGARALGGAGLVITEMLAVSPEGRATSACPGLWEDGQIDRWRAINAFAHQHTATKTCAQLGHAGARASCRPGHEGYDVPLADPWPILSASAQAWREGGLRPAALSEADMERILADFTAAARRADVAGFDMIELQAGHGFLLSSFITPVMNHRTDAYGGSLESRLRFPLRVAAAVRAAWPAGKPMAVRISANDWVGAAGVTPAEAVAIAEAFKAVGVDIIDVSAGETAPRARPTYGRMFQTPFADQIRNEAHMPTMAVGNITQPDQINSILMAGRADLVAVGRPHLVDPSWTLRAAAQAGEEGQFVPAPYALGQTQAQQLAGQVRNTAVRA
- a CDS encoding acyl-CoA thioesterase — protein: MAFNLTLPVRFADVDPAGIVFYPRYFEMLNALVEDWFATLGFPFKLIHMEGKMGVPTVRLEVDFMAPSELGESLDLALEVTKLGKSSCQLAVTFACEGQMRLKALVVLVCMDLGARAAMPWPETLREGMQAHCA
- a CDS encoding MarR family winged helix-turn-helix transcriptional regulator; the encoded protein is MTARPTGRAVCHDEGAMESEAERRLELRVWIRLLDCAKLVEKQLRRNFQEQFDTTLPRFDVLAALDRAPDGLTMGEISRALLVSNGNVTSIVRQLSEQGLIDSRPDPNDRRAAIVSMTDAGRAYFKTLADAHSRWVHEALSCFPADHQAHLLALLDQLKSSIRAQ
- a CDS encoding fumarylacetoacetate hydrolase family protein, coding for MRLVTYRSHVEAEARLGALVGDLVLDLELFGEECGVPLPSTMLEFIDLGPQAVAITSKLIDEAEGIFPIGTALPVANVKLLAPIPRPRKNIFGIGLNYTEHVAESAKSLDTSPELPRQPVIFSKPPTSVIGPDDAIVHNAAITQQLDWEVELAAIIGTRAKGVSREDALNYVFGYTVCIDMSARDCRRAGQWIYSKGQDTFAPMGPCVVTADEIPDPQTLDLWLTVNGVEKQRSNTAYMLFKVDELVADISQGITLEPGDIIATGTPAGVGAGMDPQEWVWPGDVIVATVEGIGTLRHPVVAG
- a CDS encoding cupin domain-containing protein, with the translated sequence MASTYDQYREEIIGRANVADTPELVAYYQRLQSLGTGALWTVANKIEPWEPASTSVPYLWRYRDLREDVLRSLDLVTPEQAGRRVVYLENPGRADVVAAVGWLYSGLQVMGPGECASSHRHSASALRFIMEGSGAFTNVDGHKMTLGANDFVLTPNGTWHEHGVSEDGTICIWQDGLDIPLMNALDANFYEVHPDLQQAISFPVNDSLGMWAGSALRPAGVAWTKPYSPLLKYEWAPTYEALLRYAAVSEGSPYDGLLMEYVNPHTGGPVMPTIGASMQMLRAGQHTKAHRHTGSFVYQCAKGRGYSIINGQRFDWQERDIFVVPSWCWHEHVNLSDTDDACLFTFNDLPVMRSLGIYREEAFGENHGYQPVLA
- a CDS encoding carbon-nitrogen hydrolase family protein, which codes for MIQAFTAAVVQAASLPTDSMGAAAKAAGLIAQASAKGAKIIVFPEAFLGGYPKGASFGTPVGMRKPQGREDFRAYHEAAIDLNGPEVAAIAEATAATGTFVVMGVIERDGATVYCTALFFDGEKGLISKHRKLMPTGAERLIWGFGDGSTMPVIDTPLGRIGAVICWENYMPMLRMAMYDQGITLYCAPTADDRDGWASTMRHVALEGRCFVLSACQHITRGAYPADYDCALGDDPATVLMRGGSMIVDPLGNVLAGPDYSGETILYAQIDPAEVIRGKYDFDVAGHYARPDVFQLSVDVAPKWPVVRIGGDI
- a CDS encoding flavin reductase family protein, with the translated sequence MEFDFSQLAGPDRYKLMAASITPRPIAWITSQSAQGVRNAAPYSFFAMMGAEPPLLAIGLMRRPDGTYKDSAANILETGEFVVNLVAEHDAQAMNLTCIDAPPGEDEIALAGLETAPSTAIAPPRIATAPVSMECRMYNSMDAGQSTIVLGEVLRFHIQDRFIDTQKLHVDTLAMGLIARMHGAGWYTRCTDLLQMTRPSWADR